The following proteins are encoded in a genomic region of Pyrus communis chromosome 11, drPyrComm1.1, whole genome shotgun sequence:
- the LOC137708784 gene encoding COP1-interactive protein 1-like, producing the protein MEEAQVIPETPVKVADDAETTNAEVIKVSNGEGPPVEKEGKKEEEDATFDGEFIKVERELIDVKDGSHAAETALGEDDKPSVITRSSSNSSRELLEAREKVSDLEVEVARLAGALKHSESEKSELKHEVLLTKEKLGESGKKYEELELSHKKLQEQITEAEEKYSSQLNVLQEALQAQEEKHKDLIGVKESFDGLNLELESSRKRMQELEQELQSSACEVQKFEELHKQSGSHAESETNRALEFEKLLEATKLSAKEMEDQMALIQGELKGLYEKIAEDEKVKEALSSTAAELSAVQEELALSKSQGVDLEEKLSAKAALIDELTEELNLKKASESRVKEDISSLENLFASTKEDLQAKVSELEEIKLKLQEDGSAKELVEAARKTQEEQAVAAQENLAIVTKEKEALEAAVADLTGNVHLMKELCSDLEEKLKLSEENFGKKDDLLSQSLSNNAELEQKLKSLEELHKESGTAFATATEKNLELEAIIQASNAASEEAKLQLRELETRFIAVKQKNVELEQQVNVVELNRGIAESGLQEFSQKISALNTTLSEVEEEKEQLTSQVQEYQEKIGELESALNQATSQYSKLQEELKTASEKCAEHEGRASEHHQRSLKLEDLVQISHTKVEDTGKKVSELELMLETEKYRIQELEEQITALEKKFQDAEADSKNYSNKVSELASELEAFQARTSSLEVALQAANEKERELFEALNVATEEKKRLEDASSSFTEKFSESENLVEVLRDELKMTKEKLESIENDLNAAGIREGEVIAKLKSAEEQLEQQGKVIEETTSKNSELQALHETLVRDSEIKLQEALGSFTNRDAEANSLLEKLKALEDQVKVYEEHVAEAERKSASLKEELDDSLAKFASSESTNEELRKQILEAENKASQSLSENEMLVETNVQLKCKIDELQESLNAALSETEVTTRELVSHKSTVEELTDKHSRALDLHSASEARIVEAETKLQEAIERFSQRDLEANELLEKLNALEGQVKLYEEQVRETSTVSETRKAELEESLSKLKSLENIVEELQTKSAHFEEESGKLAEANIKLTEDVSTYESKLSDLEAKYSTAVVEKDETVEQLQAAKRTIEDLTQQHSSEGQKLQSQISSVMDENSLLNEVHQNTKKELQQVISELEEQLKEQKAGEAALKSDIENLKAEVAEKPLLQNSLKELEQKLVKTEAQLQKEVESIKAAAAEREAELTSKLEDHAHKVNDRDLLNEQVTKLHSELQLAHATVAEKKEADSQKDLEREASLKRSLEELEAKNKEIALLDKQVKELEQKLQLADTKVTERGDGGSVAGLEVKSRDIGSTVSTPSKRKSKKKAEATPIQTSSSSDTHTHTAEASPMMSVKFIVGVAVVSAIIGIILGKQY; encoded by the exons ATGGAAGAAGCACAAGTGATTCCCGAAACCCCGGTGAAGGTTGCTGATGACGCCGAGACTACAAATGCCGAAGTGATCAAG gtATCGAATGGGGAAGGGCCTCCGgttgaaaaagaaggaaagaaggaagaggaggaCGCAACTTTtgatggagagttcataaaagTTGAGAGAGAATTGATAGATGTGAAGGATGGTTCTCATGCTGCTGAAACAGCATTGGGGGAGGACGACAAGCCATCTGTTATTACGAGAAGCTCGAGCAATTCGAGCAGAGAATTGCTAGAAGCTCGGGAGAAGGTGAGTGACCTTGAGGTTGAAGTCGCAAGGTTGGCTGGTGCGTTGAAGCATTCAGAATCAGAGAAGTCTGAGCTGAAGCATGAGGTCTTGCTTACGAAGGAGAAGCTGGGAGAAAGCGGAAAGAAGTATGAAGAGCTCGAACTCAGTCATAAGAAGTTGCAAGAGCAAATCACTGAAGCCGAGGAGAAATACAGTTCGCAGCTCAATGTTTTGCAAGAGGCATTGCAAGCTCAAGAAGAAAAGCACAAGGATCTGATCGGAGTGAAGGAATCGTTTGATGGTCTCAACCTTGAGCTTGAAAGCTCGAGAAAGAGGATGCAGGAATTGGAGCAAGAGCTGCAGAGTTCTGCCTGCGAGGTGCAAAAGTTTGAGGAGCTGCACAAGCAAAGTGGTTCACATGCTGAATCTGAGACAAATAGGGCCTTGGAGTTCGAGAAACTGCTTGAAGCAACAAAGTTGAGTGCGAAAGAGATGGAAGATCAGATGGCTTTGATACAAGGAGAACTCAAGGGCCTGTATGAAAAGATTGCCGAAGATGAAAAAGTCAAAGAAGCACTCAGTTCTACCGCTGCCGAGCTTTCTGCTGTCCAAGAAGAGCTGGCTCTATCAAAGTCTCAAGGTGTGGACCTGGAGGAGAAACTCTCGGCTAAGGCAGCTCTGATAGATGAACTGACTGAGGAATTGAACCTGAAAAAGGCCTCAGAATCTCGAGTGAAGGAAGATATTTCCTCTCTTGAAAATCTGTTTGCCTCAACTAAAGAAGATCTTCAAGCAAAGGTTTCtgaattggaagaaatcaagttGAAGCTACAGGAGGATGGGAGCGCCAAGGAATTAGTTGAAGCCGCACGAAAAACTCAAGAAGAACAGGCCGTAGCTGCACAGGAAAATTTGGCAATAGtaaccaaagaaaaagaagctcTGGAAGCAGCTGTGGCAGATCTCACCGGTAATGTGCATCTGATGAAGGAGCTGTGCAGTGATCTCGAAGAAAAATTGAAGCTTTCGGAGGAGAACTTCGGTAAAAAAGATGATCTTTTGTCTCAATCTTTGTCAAACAATGCTGAGCTTGAACAGAAGTTGAAGTCGCTGGAAGAGCTCCACAAGGAATCAGGAACTGCTTTTGCAACTGCTACTGAAAAGAATCTTGAACTTGAAGCAATTATTCAAGCTTCAAATGCAGCATCAGAGGAGGCAAAATTGCAACTGAGAGAGCTCGAGACGCGCTTTATAGCAGTAAAACAAAAGAATGTAGAGCTTGAGCAACAGGTAAATGTGGTAGAGCTGAACCGAGGAATTGCTGAGAGTGGTCTGCAAGAATTCTCTCAAAAAATATCTGCACTCAATACTACATTGAGTGAGGtcgaggaagaaaaagaacagcTGACCAGTCAGGTGCAAGAATACCAAGAGAAGATAGGTGAGCTGGAATCTGCATTAAACCAGGCAACTTCGCAATATTCAAAGCTTCAGGAGGAACTGAAGACTGCCTCCGAGAAATGTGCTGAACATGAGGGCCGGGCCAGTGAACACCATCAGCGAAGCCTCAAACTTGAAGATTTGGTCCAAATTTCTCATACCAAAGTGGAGGATACTGGTAAAAAGGTGAGCGAGCTGGAGTTAATGCTTGAAACAGAGAAGTACAGAATTCAAGAACTCGAGGAACAAATAACTGCGTTGGAAAAGAAATTTCAGGATGCAGAAGCAGATTCTAAGAATTATTCTAACAAGGTATCTGAACTTGCCTCTGAACTCGAGGCATTCCAAGCAAGAACATCTAGCCTTGAAGTTGCACTGCAAGCGGCCAACGAAAAGGAAAGGGAGTTGTTTGAAGCCTTGAATGTTGCCAcagaagagaagaaaaggtTAGAGGATGCATCGAGTAGTTTTACTGAGAAGTTTTCCGAATCAGAAAACTTGGTGGAGGTCTTGAGAGATGAATTGAAGATGACTAAAGAGAAATTGGAAAGCATTGAAAATGATCTTAATGCTGCTGGAATCAGAGAAGGTGAGGTCATAGCGAAACTCAAATCTGCCGAGGAGCAACTGGAGCAACAAGGCAAAGTAATAGAGGAAACAACGTCAAAGAACTCAGAACTTCAAGCGCTACATGAAACCCTAGTGAGGGATTCAGAGATCAAACTTCAAGAAGCTTTAGGGAGCTTCACTAACAGGGATGCTGAGGCAAATTCTCTGCTTGAGAAACTAAAGGCTCTTGAAGATCAGGTGAAGGTTTATGAAGAGCATGTTGCCGAAGCAGAGCGGAAATCTGCATCGTTGAAAGAAGAGCTGGACGACAGCTTGGCTAAATTCGCATCTTCGGAAAGTACGAATGAAGAACTCAGAAAACAGATCTTGGAAGCCGAAAACAAAGCTTCTCAGTCCCTCTCAGAAAATGAAATGCTAGTTGAGACGAATGTTCAGTTGAAATGCAAGATTGATGAATTGCAAGAATCGTTGAATGCTGCTCTATCTGAAACTGAAGTCACTACAAGAGAACTTGTTTCGCACAAGAGCACTGTTGAGGAATTAACAGATAAGCACTCGAGAGCCTTAGACCTTCATTCTGCTTCTGAAGCCCGCATTGTGGAAGCAGAGACGAAATTGCAAGAAGCCATTGAAAGATTCAGTCAGAGAGATTTGGAAGCTAATGAATTGCTCGAGAAGCTAAATGCACTAGAAGGCCAAGTAAAATTGTATGAAGAGCAAGTTCGAGAAACATCTACGGTTTCTGAAACCAGAAAAGCAGAGCTGGAAGAGAGTCTATCGAAGCTGAAGAGTCTGGAGAATATTGTTGAGGAACTGCAAACCAAGTCAGCTCACTTTGAAGAAGAGAGCGGAAAACTAGCTGAGGCAAATATAAAGCTTACGGAGGATGTGTCTACATATGAGTCCAAACTAAGTGACCTTGAAGCAAAATATTCTACTGCAGTTGTTGAGAAGGACGAAACAGTTGAACAACTTCAGGCTGCAAAAAGGACTATTGAAGATTTAACGCAGCAGCATTCTTCTGAAGGGCAGAAACTACAATCTCAG ATATCTTCGGTTATGGATGAGAACAGCCTGCTTAATGAAGTGCATCAAAATACTAAGAAGGAACTCCAGCAAGTGATATCCGAGCTTGAAGAACAGCTCAAGGAACAAAAAGCAGGAGAAGCTGCTTTAAAATCTGACATTGAAAATCTCAAGGCTGAGGTTGCTGAGAAGCCTTTGTTGCAGAATTCTCTCAAGGAACTCGAACAGAAATTGGTGAAAACCGAAGCTCAACTGCAAAAAGAG GTTGAAAGCATTAAGGCGGCTGCGGCCGAAAGAGAGGCAGAGTTGACTTCAAAGTTGGAGGATCACGCGCATAAGGTCAATGACAGAGATTTATTGAATGAACAAGTCACAAAACTCCATAGCGAGTTACAACTTGCTCATGCCACTGTTGCTGAAAAG AAAGAAGCAGATTCTCAAAAGGACCTGGAACGAGAAGCATCATTGAAGCGTTCCCTTGAAGAACTTGAAGCTAAGAATAAGGAAATCGCACTTCTAGATAAGCAAGTCAAGGAGCTCGAGCAAAAACTGCAGCTGGCAGATACCAAAGTAACAGAAAGG GGTGATGGAGGCAGTGTAGCCGGACTGGAAGTGAAATCCAGGGACATTGGATCAACCGTTTCAACTCCATCGAAAAGGAAGAGCAAGAAGAAGGCAGAAGCAACACCTATTCAAACCTCATCATCTTCAGATACCCATACACATACTGCCGAGGCTTCCCCAATGATGAGCGTTAAGTTCATCGTGGGAGTGGCTGTGGTGTCTGCGATCATCGGCATCATTCTTGGGAAACAATACTAG
- the LOC137707440 gene encoding probable gamma-aminobutyrate transaminase 3, mitochondrial, translating to MGINRFFRSNLRTQLVSCTKYAAASRSPLEHVFLVPFLARSYSTGSPLRKEESTAEEKGLRFEGHDMLAPFTAGWQSTDLHPLIIEKSEGSYVYDSNGKKYLDALAGLWCTALGGNEPRLVAAATKQLNTLPFYHSFWNRTTKPSLDLAKELLETFTASKMAKAFFTNSGSEANDTQVKLVWYYNNALGRPDKKKFIARHNSYHGSTLIAASLSGLPALHQKFDLPAPFVLHTDCPHYWRHHLPGETEEEYSTRLANNLENLILKEGPETIAAFIAEPVMGAGGVIPPPATYFEKVQAVVKKYDILFIADEVICAFGRLGYMYGCDKYNIKPDLVSVAKALSSAYMPIGAVLVSPEVSDVIHSQSSKLGSFSHGFTYSGHPVACAVAIEALKIYKERNIVEQVRSIAPRFQDGVKAFSDSPIIGEIRGTGLIIGTEFADNKSPNDPFPAEWGVCAYFGAQCQKHGMLVRVAGDNTMMSPPFIMTPSEVEELISIYGKALKATEEYVKELKSKQT from the exons ATGGGGATCAATCGTTTTTTTCGATCCAATCTCAGAACCCAG CTTGTTTCATGTACAAAATATGCTGCTGCGTCTAGAAGTCCACTGGAGCATGTCTTTCTGGTTCCCTTTCTGGCCAGGTCTTATAGTACAGGGTCACCTTTGCGAAAGGAAGAATCAACAGCTGAGGAAAAAGGCCTCAG GTTCGAGGGGCATGATATGCTTGCACCCTTCACAGCTGGGTGGCAGAGTACTGATTTGCATCCTTTGATTATAGAAAAGTCTGAG GGTAGCTATGTTTATGACAGCAATGGGAAGAAGTACCTTGATGCTCTTGCTGGTCTATGGTGCACAGCATTAG GCGGAAATGAACCTCGACTAGTTGCAGCTGCAACTAAACAGTTGAATACCTTGCCATTTTACCACTCATTTTGGAATCGTACTACTAAACCATCTTtg GACTTGGCGAAAGAACTTCTAGAAACTTTTACAGCTTCAAAAATGGCCAAAGCCTTCTTTACTAATAGTGGATCTGAAGCCAATGATACTCAG gtgaagctggtttggtattataATAATGCACTTGGACGCCCAGATAAAAAGAAATTCATAGCTCGACATAATTC GTACCATGGTTCAACTTTGATAGCCGCAAGTCTTTCTGG CCTCCCCGCATTGCATCAAAAGTTTGATCTTCCAGCTCCATTTGTTTTGCACACTGACTGCCCACATTATTGGCGCCATCACCTTCCAG GTGAGACAGAAGAAGAGTATTCTACGAGACTAGCCAACAATTTGGAAAATCTTATCCTCAAAGAGGGACCAGAGACA ATTGCTGCGTTCATTGCTGAACCTGTCATGGGAGCAGGCGGTGTGATACCTCCGCCTGCAACTTATTTTGAAAAG GTTCAAGCTGTTGTGAAGAAATATGACATTCTGTTTATTGCCGACGAG GTAATCTGTGCATTTGGAAGGCTTGGCTACATGTATGGGTGTGACAAATACAACATTAAACCAGACCTTGTATCTGTGGCGAAG GCTCTTTCTTCTGCATATATGCCAATCGGCGCTGTTCTTGTGAGCCCAGAAGTTTCAGATGTCATACACTCTCAAAGCAGCAAGCTTG GTTCTTTTTCTCACGGGTTTACATATTCTGGACACCCCGTAGCCTGTGCAGTTGCAATTGAAGCACTCAAGATCTACAA GGAAAGGAATATTGTTGAACAAGTACGGAGCATCGCCCCAAGATTTCAAGACGGTGTAAAAGCCTTCTCTGACAGTCCAATCATAGGGGAG ATACGGGGAACTGGATTGATCATTGGTACAGAATTCGCAGACAATAAGTCACCCAATGATCCATTTCCTGCTGAATGGG GGGTATGTGCATACTTTGGAGCTCAATGCCAGAAGCACGGAATGCTAGTACGCGTCGCCGGGGATAACACAATGATGTCTCCACCATTTATTATGACTCCTAGTGAGGTTGAAGAG TTGATAAGCATTTATGGGAAAGCATTGAAGGCCACTGAAGAGTATGTGAAGGAACTCAAGTCTAAGCAGACGTAG